Proteins encoded within one genomic window of Glaciimonas sp. PCH181:
- the rapZ gene encoding RNase adapter RapZ, with amino-acid sequence MRIILITGISGSGKSVALRVLEDAGYFCVDNLPPTLLRELVATRINEGVQMLAVATDARSADSLAGLPSDIQKLKAEGHDVKVFFLTAQTEALIARFSETRRSHPLSHRLRPGQNPSDRLTLTECIVNERELLVEIEGLGHIIDTSDLSTNKLRSWIKGLVDTEHAPLTLLFESFAFKHGVPLDADLVFDVRVLPNPHYDPVLRPLNGRDQPVIAFLDELPMVAELLNDITDFITKWLPSFKKDNRSYLTVAIGCTGGQHRSVYMVEHLAKHFETSERVVRRHRQLS; translated from the coding sequence ATGCGCATAATTCTCATCACCGGTATTTCCGGCTCTGGCAAATCAGTCGCCCTGCGCGTTCTTGAGGACGCTGGCTATTTCTGTGTCGACAATCTGCCGCCGACATTACTCCGCGAACTAGTTGCAACCCGCATCAATGAAGGCGTGCAAATGCTCGCTGTGGCGACCGATGCACGCAGTGCCGATTCGTTAGCTGGCTTGCCTTCCGATATTCAAAAGCTCAAAGCAGAAGGTCACGACGTTAAGGTTTTCTTCCTGACGGCGCAGACCGAAGCGCTGATTGCACGTTTTTCAGAAACGCGCCGCAGTCATCCGCTGTCGCATCGTCTCCGTCCAGGTCAAAATCCTTCCGACCGTCTGACACTGACTGAATGCATCGTCAATGAACGTGAGTTGCTGGTGGAGATTGAGGGCCTCGGTCATATCATCGACACCTCCGATTTAAGCACCAACAAACTCCGCAGCTGGATCAAAGGTCTGGTCGATACCGAACATGCACCGCTGACGTTGTTGTTCGAATCATTCGCTTTCAAACATGGCGTGCCGCTGGATGCCGATCTGGTATTCGATGTTCGCGTGCTACCTAACCCGCATTACGATCCGGTGCTACGGCCACTGAATGGTCGCGATCAACCGGTCATCGCATTTCTCGACGAACTGCCGATGGTCGCGGAATTGCTCAACGATATCACCGACTTTATTACCAAATGGTTGCCTTCATTTAAAAAGGACAATCGTAGTTATTTAACCGTTGCCATCGGTTGTACAGGCGGTCAGCACCGTTCGGTCTACATGGTCGAACATTTAGCAAAGCATTTTGAAACTAGCGAGCGTGTCGTGCGCCGCCATCGCCAACTAAGTTAG